gCACTTTTAGAAGTATCACCCTTTTCTTCTTGTTGCTCAGCCTTCTTTTGGGCTCGAACCATGGCTCGCCTTATGCGTGGACGTAATTCCCTTACTTGACGTGGAGGAATCTCAAAGTGTTCAGTTGGTGGGTCACCGAAGGGGTGCTCACTTCCAGCAAATATCCCAAGTTTGAGATCTCTATCCTGCATTGGTGAAAACAAACCACAAAGTTACATGAGTTCGGATATCAGATTAAATCTTGTTACTAGATTAGTTGCATGGTTTTTCATCACTATAACAACTAGACCCAAGCTCAATAATAGAGTCATTTACTTTAGTAGCTGAATACTTGAATCAGTGCAAAAATAAACTACTTTCTGACAATGATTACAATAGATTTACCTCTGATCCATAACATAACATAATGTAAATAAATGAACTCAGAATcaacaaaaaactaattatacGTTCTGGGGAAACATACAGATTTGAAACTACGCCACTTACATCACGTAATTTGTTGCGAGGAAGCATACACATGACTGCGCTTCGAATGACTTCTGTAGGATCTTTGACTAGTTGATCCTTCAAACTCCTTTCCTTGAGGTGGCCAACATACCTATAAGCTAATTAAAGTTAGCTCGAGCCAAGTATAAATTTACCAAGCACCAACACCATCCCATCCATAAgaaaaaaccatcaaaatgacAACCACGAAATTTGATACTTGCCCAGTATGCCAGCGGTAAAATTTATCAGTTAGTTTCCTCCCAGTAACAGCAATATCTTTGGCATTTACAACAATGCAAATATCTCCATCTTCACGATTAGGTGTGTATGTGGGCTTATCCTTGCCTTGAATTACAGTAGATATTTGAGAAGCCAACCTCCCGAGGACCTATTACAAGGTTAGCTAATGTTATTTCCAAATCTAATTTCAGGACAACActaaaaaataagtaaaataagAACATCCACACAGAACCGACGGCACAAGGTAGTGATCCAATATGGCAATACCTATGGACTGATTGCTTGACAGCACTTACGAATAACACCACTTTGAGGTATATAAGTTTTATGGATTCATAAACTAGATAAAATTGCATGGAAGGGTTTTCTTAATTTATGATTTTAGGTCAACTTTTATTTTCCCATCGCATTTTCATGATTAGTCTCCATTGTCCTGAAACCAGTACTAATTAAGAGGGAGGTATAAAACTTGGAATGCTATCAGAGTCACGAGCCCTACCATATTAATATATTATTGATTCTGAGTCTTTCTAATACTCTGTGTGATCCTCTGGCATCCAACTAACACCAATGGGTTTGTCATCCACTCCAATATATACTACCCCTAGTCGTAACTCGATATTGCATCCTTGAGCCACGTTCATGAACATCATCTGTATATACCTTTATCACTTACGTTTCCATCGCAAATGCTTACTTTGATAGACCAAAAATGGGTCCACTGAATAAACTTAATTGGAATACTATAAGTAAATACATTACTATGTATATGTTCTAACTATCTAAAATAGTATCATTCATGCAAAGTTTACACAACAGAACACATAACATTTATCCATATATGTCGTACGAAAAAGAATCAACAGTTTGCTTTGCTCTGCCAAGGTAAGCTTGAATTTAGTCTAAAGGTACTTGTTTTATAATTTATTTGAACCATCAATCATTAGTTGTTGTCTGCACTGAATAAAACACCAGGTCTTCTAACTAGCAATTAAAAACATCCGGGCTCACTGTTTATTATTTAGACTGTTTTAAAATACCATCTATCCAAACATCAACTGTGCCTAAAAAGTCTAATTAATTTCAGATACTGGTGGTATCATTGATCTAAAACAGAAGCCACAAGACCACTCAGTGATGAAGTAGTATTCAAGAAGAAAGTATCATCAATGTTTGTGATTTATATTAGGCGAAAGCATCAGTGAAGAGTGTAAATCAGATTTGTTTGTGGTTCTAACTAAACGAATTTATTtgagaaagtctatttctaattGTAAACCCATAACTGAAAGATGGTACCAATCAGCCTGTTTACATGCCCTATTAGATGTTATATTATACAGGCAAAACAGGCCCATCCAAAATGGAACAACTACAGCTATATACATAACAAAACTAACAAAATGGAGTCGTTTACGAAAAAATCCTCATTTTACTGATGAAACAATAACAGATCAAAAGTCATCTTCGTTTGGTTCATGCAAATATGTTACCACATTCTAGGTTTAACAAGTTTCGGACTTTAAGACCTGGCAATTGTGCCAACAACTGAATAAATACCATTTAAGAAGCAacaatatatatagagagagagggaGGGCAAGATTCAAACATTTTATCTTAAGTTCAGCCATGCATATAGCATTACCAAAAAAACCACATTCAGATCCATACTAACCGCTACCAAATTAACCAGAGAGACAGAAACCACATTATTACCCTTTTTCACCAAATTGATTGGCCAGAGTCAACAATCATCTTTGCCAAAACCCAAAAGATTAAAGGTGTGTGGTGCATAAGAAAGAAAAGACAAGAATAATTCCAACCTGGCCTTTTGCGTCAAATACTCGCCACCGAATACCTTCGGTGTTGATACGCTTTATACCTGCAACCGCTCTCTGCATAACACAGAAGAAAGACAGTATAGTTTAATTTTTTCAGTGTAAGAAAAACTTAAAAAGCAGTCAACCAAACCTGTACGTTGGAAAATATCTTCAAAAATGGAACTCAAAGATTGTAGTAGTAAAGTAGTGTTAGTTTAGCCGCAAAGATCATCGATGATTGCTAGGTGAATAGATGATTACTCCTGCCTTAGTACTCCATTACTTCTTTTAAACTTAATAGTGCTACgataataaaaaaaacataaattttttgaaattaaTCGAATTAAAAACTTGGTCATCACTCATCACAATAGCTCAAACCGAAAAGCTTATTACCATTCATGGCATCTCTACCAAACTAAAGTGAGCTTCCATTTGTTTATATAATCCCTAAAACTCGGTCATTGCCTTCAAGTAAGAGAAAACCATAGTTCATGGAATCACATCTCATCACCTAAATGTACGACTACAAGAAAAGTGGAAATTACTATTTCAAAGataaaaattcagaaaacaaaaATTGGATTTGCATACATAAGAtttcagaaagaaagaaaaaattgaagaactCGGCAAGCAAAAAGCTAATTCAGATTTCAATTAGGGTGTGGAACTGATCCATGTGGAAGTAGTTCTTAGTTCTTACCAATGTGAAACTAAAGGACATCACCAAGTAAATACGCCGGACATGCAATCATATAGTTTTTCTAAAATGAAGTTATTATCTGTCTACCCATGAATAAAACTATCCACATTGTAACCACTAAGAAACTTAAAGCCTTTTGTATAAATAATTCAAATCCTTAAATTTTCAAGTTACAAAGACCTCTCCAATACACTCACCTGAATTTCTTATCATATGGTTGGTGATCCATACTAACATatcttcagagaatgattagagTGTAACCCTTATGGAGTATCCTTTACCACGTCAACCATTTTTCcctccaaaataaaaaaataagaaaaccaaGAATGACGAATCCCTCAGCTTCAAATTCTAGAATAACATCCACTATAAAAGAGACCTTAGTTAATCAAGTTCGAGAACTATCTTGAATATGATAATCATGGTCTAACATACATAAATTAGCAATCCCTCAATATATATGAACAACACATAACCCGAACATCATATCAAGGACTAATTTATACGTTAGTTTAACCAGAGagcttaaataaataaataaaatcttatTTCTGGAAGAGGCATTCGGTCGAACAGGTTATCTGCAGCCTTTCCTAGAAAACTAAATGTTAAAGAGCCCACTACACAAAGCAAACAAGATTCTGACATCGATAGAATCTCAATCAAAATCTAAATAGTAATATGAGAGAAATAAATTCGATCAATAACCCCTAGTGAAATGCGAAGAATGGAGAACGAAAACTTGCCTTTAAATTTCCACTAAAAGTGACAGCACCTGGAGTAGCCATATCTCTCAGACAATATACGATCTAGGGTTTTGTTTTGGACCTGTGGACTGTTTGcaagggagaaatgattaacaagGACACCGATTGTTCAGAGATTCCATTCGAAGTTGATCACAGAAAGAGAGAGACTTGCTAAGTTCGAAGATGGAACACAAAACCTTGTAGAAAACCCCTCGAGTAAAAAGGTCAAGAAGGAGCACGTGTAAATCACGTGGATAAGATAGTTTAACCTAGATCTGACTGTGATTTAGATGTACTGTTCTGTTCTAATTCCGTGGCCTTCCCCGCTTGCTGGCATTTACGAAATCTTTCTTCAGGATAAGTATTATGGGCTGGATATCTAGCTGTTAGATTGGTCATCCATTTCAGcatgggcaacctcctaagtcttaTGGGATGATAAATCTAGCAGTGAAATTTTGATAAGTTCAGCGTTTGACGCTGAACAGTGCAGCGTCCAAGAGAACGCCGAACCGAACAGCGTTTGACCTGGTCAGCTAGGTTGACGACGCTGAACGGATCAGCGTTCAAGAGAAACGATATTTTCAACAGAAGCTCGACTTTCTCCCCCATTTTCAtttcttcacataattttcatttCTCTCCCGAAAATGCTTCTTCAAGATCTTGAGTTGTAGAAATTTTTTGTCAAATTCCTTTCGTGGGTTTGTTATTCATCGGATTTGTGATCGATTGAAGGTGGTTTGGTGCGATTCCATCCACGGAATAATTCGAGGTAAGAAATTTAAGTTTTAGGTTAaagttttatgatttttgatgcgatttcattcaaattgatgattGATTCTTTCGTATTTAGACGATGTAGACGATATGTGtatgatttaaattgattatttgtgatgatttctttttttggggggatttaatttgattacgtgtgatgaacaaaaaatgaatttttttttgtgatgaaaatgaattAATTTGTAGATAAAATTTGTAGGTaaatttatatgactatttgatTAGTTGTATGATGAAAGTGAAT
The nucleotide sequence above comes from Papaver somniferum cultivar HN1 chromosome 8, ASM357369v1, whole genome shotgun sequence. Encoded proteins:
- the LOC113302789 gene encoding uncharacterized protein LOC113302789, which codes for MATPGAVTFSGNLKRAVAGIKRINTEGIRWRVFDAKGQVLGRLASQISTVIQGKDKPTYTPNREDGDICIVVNAKDIAVTGRKLTDKFYRWHTGYVGHLKERSLKDQLVKDPTEVIRSAVMCMLPRNKLRDDRDLKLGIFAGSEHPFGDPPTEHFEIPPRQVRELRPRIRRAMVRAQKKAEQQEEKGDTSKSARRKKKEEEAKTGITA